Part of the Brassica napus cultivar Da-Ae chromosome C5 unlocalized genomic scaffold, Da-Ae chrC05_Random_34, whole genome shotgun sequence genome, GTCTCAAAATAAGTCTAGAGAAATCTACACTATATACTGCTGGGATCTCAGATAATCAAGAACAAGATATCATCACAAGCTTCCCATTCGAGTCTGGTAAACTACCAGTAAGATATCTTGGGCTTCTTCTCCTCACTAGAAGAATGACTGTAAATGATTACATGCTGTTAGTGGAGAAAATTAAGAAGAGAATAAAGTCATGGACGGGAAGATTTTTATCTCATGGAGGAAGACTGCAGTTAATCAGTTCAGTCATCACAAGCCTTGCCAATTTCTGGCTCTCGGCTTTTCGTTTGCCGAGTAGCTGTCTTAAAGAAGTTGAAAGTTTGTGCTCTGCTTTCCTATGGTCAGGCCCGGAGTTGAAAACAAGTAAAGCCAAAGTAAGCTGGAAAGAAGTGTGCTTACCAAAGCAAGAATGAGGTCTGGGGTTACGGTCGCTTAAAAAAGGTAAACAATGTATTGTGTCTAAAACTCATATGGAGATTGTCTTCTAATAGATCGTCTCTGTGGGTAAATTGGATACATTGTTACTTGATAAGAAAAGGCTCATTCTGATCTATTAAGAGCAATTCAGTTGCCGGATCATAGATGTGGAAGAAACTGTTGAAAATGAGGGACATGGCGAAGTCTTTTCACAAAATGGAAGTTAATAATGGAAAGCAAACATCTTTTTGGTATGATAATTGGTCGAGTTTGAGCTGTCTTAAAGATCTTTTGAATGAAGGAGGAAGTATAGCTTTGGGTATTATGGAGAATGAAATGATGGAGGATGTTCTGTTGAGACATAGGAAACGAAGGCATAGGATCCAGATCCTTAATGAAGCTGAAAATAAGATCGAAAAAGTAAAAAGGAGAGCAAGTCAGGAGGATGATGTGCCACTTTGGAAGCAGTATGATAATAAATTCTCTCGACAGTTCTCTACAAAGAAGACTTGGATGTGTATTCGGCAACCCAACCGGAAAGTAGCTGGAGTAAAGGTGTTTGGTTTCCCCACTCTACACCTAAGTACTCATTTCTAGTGTGGGTAGCTATCAAAAACAGATTGCAGCTTATGGATAGAATATTATCTTGGAACAATGCAGTAAATGGTACTTTTGTGCTTTGTCAAGTGGAGATGGAAACATGTCAGCATCTGTTCTTTAGATGCCATTACTCAAGTAAAATCTGGAGAGAAATGGTAGAAGGTATCTTGAAGGAAGATTACACCACAAGTTGGGATGAGAACCTCACTATTATATCTCAAGCTAGAAGATGTCCAACAGAAACCTTCATTATACGATACACTTTCCAAGTTGTAGCGCATAGTATATGGAGGGAGAGGAATGCTAGGAAGCATGGTGAGCAACCATtagatgagaagtgtttagcgAAGATGATTGATAAAATGGTAAGACTCAAACTGCTACTTGTGAAAGGAAAAGGTAAGAAGTATTTGGAGGAAGGGTTGATGAAATGGTTTGCTACAAGATTATGAAGAATAGGTTTATTTCATAGATTTGGCCGgtttatgtaaataaaatagtaGCACTTGATGTAATGAAGTTttgattgaataaattttacattcattcaaaaaaaaagacaattaaAATTAAACGGAAAGAGTACGATTTTGGCTTGAAAATGTTCTCTACGAGTATTCTACAATACTTATTTCATTGAAACAACTTTAAAAATTGCTGATACTAGTAAGGTG contains:
- the LOC125594835 gene encoding uncharacterized protein LOC125594835; this encodes MAKSFHKMEVNNGKQTSFWYDNWSSLSCLKDLLNEGGSIALGIMENEMMEDVLLRHRKRRHRIQILNEAENKIEKVKRRASQEDDVPLWKQYDNKFSRQFSTKKTWMCIRQPNRKVAGVKVFGFPTLHLINGTFVLCQVEMETCQHLFFRCHYSSKIWREMVEGILKEDYTTSWDENLTIISQARRCPTETFIIRYTFQVVAHSIWRERNARKHGEQPLDEKCLAKMIDKMVRLKLLLVKGKGKKYLEEGLMKWFATRL